Within the Elusimicrobiota bacterium genome, the region GGGAATAGACCCGAAGAAAAGCGAACAGCTTGTACGCAGCACGGTAGTATTGCCGCATGGAACAGGAAAGACGAAAAAAGTGGCTGTTATAGCAAAGGGCGAAAAAATTAAGGAAGCAGAAGCGGCCGGCGCAGATGTGGTAGGAGCGGAAGATTTAATGGAAAAAATATCTAAAGGCTGGATGGATTTTGATGTTTTAGTTTCCACCCCGGATATGATGAAAGATTTATCAAAATTAGGCAAAGTTCTGGGCCCAAAAGGGTTGATGCCCAATCCTAAAGCCGGAACTGTATCTTTTGACCTTGCGAAAACAGTTAAAGAAGTTAAAGGCGGCAGAATAGAATTCAAAAACGATGACTACGGAATAATACACAGCGCTGTCGGCAAAGCGTCTTTTGATAAAGAAAAACTGGCTGAAAATTTAAGAGCGCTCATAGAGACAGTTATCAAGTCCAAACCTTCTGCGATTAAAGGGATCTACATTGAGAGTATTAGTATCTCTTCTACCATGGGGCCCGGAATTAAGCTCAATCTAACCCAGAAGTTTTAAATGATCAAAAAATTATTCCGTTCAAAAAAACCAGCGCCGGAACAAAATACAAATTTGTTAGCAGGCGCGTTTTTTTGGTATAATTTCAGCGGTATGTGGTGCCAATGAGGTAAAGGAATGAATAAATTAAAAATCGGTTTGCCAAAAGGAAGCTTGCAGGAATCGACATTTGAATTGTTCCGGAAAGCCGGAATAAAGATTTATGCCGATTCGCGTTCCTATAGGCCTTCTTGTGACGATTCTGAACTTGATATAGTCCTGGTCCGGGCCCAGGAAATTCCCAGGTATGTCAATGAAAAAGTTTTTGATTGCGGCGTGACCGGGTTGGACTGGATTATAGAAACTGATGCCAAACTGAAGGAGATTTGTGAACTCTGTTACGCGAAAAGCGGATATAGGCCTGTAAAATGGGTTCTTGCTGTACCGGAAGATTCTCCTTTTAAATCCGTAAAGGATTTAAATGGCAAGCGCATAGCCACAGAATTGGTGGAAGTAGTAAGAAAGTACCTTAAAAAAAATAAAGTAAACGCAGAAGTTGAATTTTCTTGGGGCGCCACCGAAGTAAAGGTTCCGGAACTTTGTGATGCAATTGTGGAACTTACTGAAACCGGCAGCTCTTTAAGAGCCAATAAGCTGAAAATTCTCGAAGAAGTTCTTGTCTCGACAACCAGGTTTGTTGCAAACGCTGATGCATTTAAAAATCCCTGGAAAAGGGAGAAAATGGAGAATATATCCATACTTTTAAAAGGTGCTCTCACCGCTGAAAGCATGGTGGGATTAAAAATGAATATCGAGCAGAAAAATTTGCAGAATATATTAAAAATTCTTCCTGCTCTTAAGCAACCTACTGTAAGCCAGCTTACTCTGAAAGGATGGGTGGCTTTAGAGGTTATTCTTGAAGAAAGCGAAGTTAAAGTAATTATTCCCAAACTGAAAAAAACAAGCGCTCAGGGGATCATAGAATACCCTTTAAATAAAGTCATCCCTTAACAGCGGGGAATTCTTGAAACACTCCGAAAAAATTATTACGCGTCTCATAACATTTTTTGCGCTATTTTTCCTATATACCAGCCAGCTTTGCGCGCAGTACGCCGCATTCAAAAGAGATATGTTAGAACCTGCCGATATTTCTGAGGACATGGGATTCAGGTGTGTTAAAGATGAGTGATACTAAAATCAGGGTAAGGTTTGCCCCGTCTCCTACCGGTTTTCTTCACATTGGAGGAGCAAGAACAGCTCTTTTTAACTGGCTGTTTGCGCGCAGGTATGGCGGCACATTTATTTTGAGGATTGAGGACACTGACGAGGCGCGTTCTACCGATGAATCAGTAGGTGCTATTTTTGAGAGCCTGCAATGGATGGGACTTGAATGGGACGAAGGCCCCATGCCGGATGGAAAAACTCTTGGCGCTTACGGCCCTTATTTTCAGATGCAGCGCCTGGATCTGTACACTAAATATGCGGAACAATTAGTCAAAGAAGGCAATGCTTACCGCTGTTATTGCACCCAGGAAGAACTGGATCAAATGCGCAAAGAATTGACGGCCCGGAAACTTTCTCCGAAGTACAATGGCAAATGCAGAGAATTAACTGAGCAGGAATGCAAAGAAAAACAGGCTCAGGGCTTAAAATCTGTTATAAGATTCAAAATGCCGAAAGAAGGTAAAACTGAATTTAATGATTTGGTAAGAGGCACTGTGGGGTTTGAAAATGCATTGCTTGATGATTTTGTTCTTATAAAAGCAAGCGGTATACCGACATACAATTTTGCCTGCGTTATTGACGACTACTTAATGAGAATAACGCATGTTCTTCGCGGTGATGACCATTTGTCGAACACTCCAAGACAGATTCAGGTTAATAACGCTCTGAGATTCAGTAATATTCTTCAATATGGGCATCTGTCTATGATACTCGGACCGGACGGCTCCCGTCTTTCAAAACGCCATGGCGCCACAAGCGTCACTGAATACAGGGATCAGGGATACTTGCCCCAGACAATCATGAATTATCTCGCGTTGCTTGGGTGGTCAACACAGGATAGCCAGCAGTTATTTGAAAAGGACGACCTTATTGCAAAATTTTCTATAGAAAAATGTTCTAGAGCAGCGGCAGTTTTTGACTCTCAGAAACTATTATGGATGAACGGTGAATATATGAGGAAGGCATCAGTAGAAAAACTCCTGGAACTCGCTGCCCAAAACAAATTGATTGACATAACCGATGAAAAAAAATATAACTTGATGAAATTGGCGTTAACGCTTGAGCATGAGAAAGTAAAACTTCTTACAGATATACCGCTTAAAACCGAGTATTTTGTAAAAGAAGATATTACTTACGACCCGAAAGCGGTAGAAAAGGCGTTAAAAACGCCTACAGCAAAAGATGTTCTTTCGGATTTAGCCAAAAAGTTTGAAAGCCTGGATGTACAGGCTTTCAATCACGAAAGCCTCGAAAAGATTTGCCGTGAATATGCGACGGAAAAGATTTTGAAGACAAGCCAGATTTTCCACCCATTAAGAGTGGCTGCAAGCGGCAGGACGGAAGGGCCGGGGCTTTTTGAGATGTTGGAGCTTCTTGGTAAAGAAAAAGTTTTAAAGAGAATTAAACATGTGTTGGAAAATATAATAAGGTAGGTACCCCGCCACCCAATATTCTTCCTAGCGAATGACCTTGGGTGTTAAAGAGGAATAAATGGATAAAAATTTTATCGGATTGATAATTTCGCTTTCCGCAGGAGCCTGGCAGCATTTAGGCAAGATTGAGAACCCAATTACCGGCAAGATAGAAAAAAACATGGAAAACGCCAAGATGTCCATAGATATCCTGGAAATGCTTAAAGAAAAAACCAAGGGAAACCTTTCAGCAGAAGAAGAAAAACTGCTTGATAATACATTGGCTGATTTAAAACTGAATTATGTCGAAGAACTGAAAAGCGACGGTACTTCGGGCACAACTCATTAATTGCCGGGTAGTGTAATGGCAACACGCTTGCCTCTGGAGCAAGTTACTCTAGGTTCGACTCCTAGCCCGGCAGCTTTAATAATCTCCGTCGAGTGACCGTCGAGAAAATTCCACAGCATCGACGTAAAAAGCCCTAAAACGGCAATTCCTCGACGATAAAAATAAGCAGTAAATATCTGGGGATTCTCTGTTCCCTGCTAAATTAAAA harbors:
- the rplA gene encoding 50S ribosomal protein L1; the protein is MPKRKNEIDKLVDKSKQYLIEEAVELVKKAAKAKFDETVDVHIKLGIDPKKSEQLVRSTVVLPHGTGKTKKVAVIAKGEKIKEAEAAGADVVGAEDLMEKISKGWMDFDVLVSTPDMMKDLSKLGKVLGPKGLMPNPKAGTVSFDLAKTVKEVKGGRIEFKNDDYGIIHSAVGKASFDKEKLAENLRALIETVIKSKPSAIKGIYIESISISSTMGPGIKLNLTQKF
- a CDS encoding ATP phosphoribosyltransferase yields the protein MNKLKIGLPKGSLQESTFELFRKAGIKIYADSRSYRPSCDDSELDIVLVRAQEIPRYVNEKVFDCGVTGLDWIIETDAKLKEICELCYAKSGYRPVKWVLAVPEDSPFKSVKDLNGKRIATELVEVVRKYLKKNKVNAEVEFSWGATEVKVPELCDAIVELTETGSSLRANKLKILEEVLVSTTRFVANADAFKNPWKREKMENISILLKGALTAESMVGLKMNIEQKNLQNILKILPALKQPTVSQLTLKGWVALEVILEESEVKVIIPKLKKTSAQGIIEYPLNKVIP
- a CDS encoding glutamate--tRNA ligase produces the protein MSDTKIRVRFAPSPTGFLHIGGARTALFNWLFARRYGGTFILRIEDTDEARSTDESVGAIFESLQWMGLEWDEGPMPDGKTLGAYGPYFQMQRLDLYTKYAEQLVKEGNAYRCYCTQEELDQMRKELTARKLSPKYNGKCRELTEQECKEKQAQGLKSVIRFKMPKEGKTEFNDLVRGTVGFENALLDDFVLIKASGIPTYNFACVIDDYLMRITHVLRGDDHLSNTPRQIQVNNALRFSNILQYGHLSMILGPDGSRLSKRHGATSVTEYRDQGYLPQTIMNYLALLGWSTQDSQQLFEKDDLIAKFSIEKCSRAAAVFDSQKLLWMNGEYMRKASVEKLLELAAQNKLIDITDEKKYNLMKLALTLEHEKVKLLTDIPLKTEYFVKEDITYDPKAVEKALKTPTAKDVLSDLAKKFESLDVQAFNHESLEKICREYATEKILKTSQIFHPLRVAASGRTEGPGLFEMLELLGKEKVLKRIKHVLENIIR
- a CDS encoding DUF1844 domain-containing protein, whose amino-acid sequence is MDKNFIGLIISLSAGAWQHLGKIENPITGKIEKNMENAKMSIDILEMLKEKTKGNLSAEEEKLLDNTLADLKLNYVEELKSDGTSGTTH